The proteins below come from a single Chrysoperla carnea chromosome 1, inChrCarn1.1, whole genome shotgun sequence genomic window:
- the LOC123290429 gene encoding trypsin 5G1-like: MLWRILLIIISIIITYISSTCGNSPIIPSRFRNRLRQKQNRQIKSSWKPYLADIERVDIDNKMIKKHICNGAIINEKFVLTSGSCIDKLDINEIGIRVGSRRAQVGGIIKVVSKKIMHPWFYETKHAPVTHDLALLKMNRSLGWTDDVLPIPKLADGDTPIPGTSITILGWDPDHGMVYEDNYSDENDVLDIKSLAGVVMSNDECQKEYDKVVEIKSWMICIKYSSVTSESCFESQGAPLVHNNILYGIRMPRIPGADCSKPDIFMLIKNTRVWINYVSKHV; encoded by the exons atgttGTGGAGAATTCTATTAATaatcatttcaataattataacttataTTTCATCAACATGtg gtaattcTCCGATTATCCCTTCAAGGTTTCGTAATCGATTGAGGCAAAAACAAAACAGACAAATTAAGTCTTCTTGGAAACCATATTTAGCAGATATCGAAAGAGTAGATATcgataataaaatgataaaaaagcaTATTTGTAATGGAGCTATTATTAATGAAAAGTTCGTTTTAACGTCAGGCAGTTGTATTGATAAGTTGGACATAAATGAAATAGGGATACGAGTGGGTTCTAGAAGAGCACAAGTGGGTGgaattataaaagttgtttcgaaaaaaataatgcatCCATGGTTTTATGAAACGAAACATGCGCCTGTTACGCACGATTTAGCACTACTTAAG atgaACAGAAGCTTAGGATGGACAGACGATGTTTTGCCTATTCCAAAATTGGCAGATGGAGATACACCTATACCAGGAACGTCTATAACAATTTTAGGATGGGATCCG GATCATGGAATGGTTTATGAAGATAATTATAGTGATGAAAACGATGTATTAGATATTAAAAGTTTAGCAGGTGTCGTTATGTCAAATGATGAATGTCAAAAAGAATATGATAAAGTTGTCGAGATTAAATCGTGGAtgatatgtattaaatattcatcgGTAACATCTGAATCATGTTTTGAAAGTCAAGGAGCACCATTAGTTcataacaatatattatatggaATTCGTATGCCAAGAATACCGGGTGCTGATTGTTCAAAACctgatatttttatgttaataaagaaTACTCGTGTATGGATTAACTATGTTTCTaaacatgtataa